ACTGCAACAACGACGGCATGGCGCTCGGCGTGGTGGAAGCAGTCAAGGCGGCAAACCTGCTTGGCAAGGTCGCAGTGTTCGGTACCGACGGGATTTCCGACGCCTATGCGTCGATCAAGGCAGGCGAACTCACCGGGACGGTCGATAGCTTCCCGGTTCTGACCGGCGAGGTTGCGATGGAAACCGCTCTGCGCCTGGTTGCCGGCCAGCAGCTGCCACGTGTCGTCGCCACACCACAGGCACTGATCACGAAGGACAACTTCGCCAACTATCAGGGTGATGAAGCCAAGGTGCGCGAAGTCCTGCTGAAGGACGCCGCAAGCGCGCAGTGACCGAAACACGAGCCGGTCGAAATGGCCGGCTCGCTTTCATCGAGTGTATTGAGATGGCATCGACAGCACGATTGAAATTCGAAGGCATCACGAAGGAATTCCCGAGCGTCAAGGCGCTGTCGCACGTCTCCTTCGAGATCATGCCGGGCGAGATCCACGCATTGCTCGGAGAAAACGGCGCAGGTAAGTCGACACTTCTGCGCATCCTTTCAGGAGTTTTTCGACCGACGAGTGGCGAGATCCACGTGGACGGTCGGATGACCCAATTCAAGCGTCCAGAGAGCGCACGGGCGGCCGGCATCGCAATGATCCACCAGGAACTCCAGCAGGTTCCGCACCTCACGGTCGCCCAGAACATGTTTCTCGGGCACCCGATCAAGAGGGCGGGCGGTTTGCTTGTAAACCAGCGGGAACAGGAGCGGCGGGCGGGCGAAGCGCTTGCCATGATTGATCCGTCTATCGATCCATCGCAGCCCATCAAGAATCTCAAGGTCGCCCAGCGTCAGATCGTAGAGATCGCGCGCGCACTTCTCGACAATTCGAAGATCGTCGCAATGGACGAACCGACGTCCAGCTTGACGCCGGCTGAGTTCGCCAGCCTGGCGGCGGTCATCGAAAAGCTCGCCGCCTCAGGCGTCTCGATCATCTATGTCTCGCACAAGATGGACGAAGTGTTCCGGATCTGCCATCGCGGCACGGTCATGCGCGACGGTGCGGTCGTCGGCGTCGTGGATCTCAAGAGGACGCCCGAAAAGGACGTCATCGCGATGATGGTCGGTCGCGAACTGATGCACGAGGCACATCACTCGCACGCGGCAAGCAATATCCGCCTCGAAGTCCGCGGTCTGTCTTCGGCAACCACCCACGTAAAGGACATCTCCTTTGACGTGCGCAGGGGCGAGGTTCTCGG
Above is a window of Rhizobium etli 8C-3 DNA encoding:
- a CDS encoding sugar ABC transporter ATP-binding protein produces the protein MASTARLKFEGITKEFPSVKALSHVSFEIMPGEIHALLGENGAGKSTLLRILSGVFRPTSGEIHVDGRMTQFKRPESARAAGIAMIHQELQQVPHLTVAQNMFLGHPIKRAGGLLVNQREQERRAGEALAMIDPSIDPSQPIKNLKVAQRQIVEIARALLDNSKIVAMDEPTSSLTPAEFASLAAVIEKLAASGVSIIYVSHKMDEVFRICHRGTVMRDGAVVGVVDLKRTPEKDVIAMMVGRELMHEAHHSHAASNIRLEVRGLSSATTHVKDISFDVRRGEVLGIAGLVGSGRTELLRLLAGVDPIASGTVIFDGNILKLTNPRSAIAAGIGLLPEERKREGIIPVRPVATNMALPSLGKFSRAGVIQHSQVNRTANDLLKQVNLRPFQIDRPIKLFSGGNQQKAIIARWLAAGSEILLFDEPTRGIDVGAKAEIYHLIEQLASEGRSIIVVSSELPEVMRVSDRVVVMRNGKIAAQLDRDQLSEQSIVAHAIGEAGPDAHSCEQEHSHV